In Phragmites australis chromosome 24, lpPhrAust1.1, whole genome shotgun sequence, the following are encoded in one genomic region:
- the LOC133907245 gene encoding DEAD-box ATP-dependent RNA helicase 52C-like: protein MPPCHPATRSPRPRVAAPHPTSPPRRLVTPSRRRARRPVLSAPSHASPPPHRRPALSAPPPRHLLAVTLCPPGHQAGHAATVPEQDREFTLRSFKSGKTPILVATDVASRGLDIPHVAHVVNLDLPNDIDDHVHRIGRTGRAGKSGQLATAFFNENNSSMARPPSELMQESNQEVPACLSRYAGRPSCGGGGSGYTTHSSSFLL from the exons ATGCCGCCGTGTCACCCCGCCACCAGGTCGCCCCGCCCTCGCGTCGCCGCCCCGCACCCGACCTCCCCGCCCCGCCGCCTAGTCACCCCGTCCCGTCGCCGTGCCCGCCGCCCCGTCCTCTCTGCCCCGTCCCATGCCTCCCCACCCCCGCACCGCCGCCCCGCCCTCTCCGCCCCACCCCCGCGCCACCTCCTCGCCGTCACGCTATGCCCACCGGGCCACCAGGCCGGCCATGCCGCAACAGTGCCCGAGCAG GATAGAGAATTCACTTTGAGATCCTTCAAGAGTGGCAAAACTCCAATTCTAGTTGCAACTGATGTGGCTTCTCGGGGCCTTGACATTCCTCATGTTGCACATGTTGTGAACTTGGACCTCCCCAATGATATTGATGACCACGTACACAGGATTGGAAGGACTGGGAGAGCAGGAAAGAGCGGCCAGCTTGCAACTGCTTTCTTCAACGAGAATAATTCTTCAATGGCAAGACCTCCTTCTGAGCTAATGCAAGAATCCAATCAGGAAGTACCTGCATGTCTCTCACGCTATGCAGGTCGCCCTTCTTGTGGTGGTGGAGGGAGTGGATACACAACCCACTCTAGTTCATTTCTCCTCTAA